The genome window tttaaactaTTTACAGTCAATTCTTTATAATTATCAACTAaccctaatatatatatatatataaataacatattCATTCACAATGTAGGTTTGGTTTACATTTGAATTACAATACATATCAAGGTCCAGAAATATACAATATTCTTCACTCTGCATTCATCATAGAACCAATCCTTTAAACTACATACAGAAAAATCCTCCATTAATAAATAacgaaagaaaagaaatgtctgtgcatttgttttccGTGTTAATACATCAGATCGTTTTGGCTGGACAGAACAGCTTCTTCAGGTGTTTAGAAATTTCTCTCATTTTTAGTCCATACATGATTGGATTAAAGAGAGGATGATACATTACTATTTGTAAAGTCATTATTAAACGTACAGTTATTGGAAAGTCAGATTCCAGTCGAACTGTGATGACatcatatgcacacaaacaggaGAAGTTGATTAAAACTATCAGATGGGGTAAACAGGTCTGTACAGCTTTTTTCCTGACTTCTCTACTACTTCGATAGGTTATTAAAAATATCCTTGTGTACGTAAAAAGTATGAAAAGAACAGGAAGAAGTGCAACATTTAGCAAAACTACCATATCATATATTATTTGAGCTCTTGAGACCACACATTGAAGTTTATAAACTGTATTGTTGCAAAaaattgcttttaaaataaagctACAGAGTTTTTGATTAGCACTCAGTGCAGCTGGCACTGCAACCTGAGAGGCAGGCAGAATCCAGGCTAAAACCAAGAAAATACAGACAGTAGTTTTGTTCATGATGGTTGGATATTGCAGAGGTTTACATATAGAAACATACCTGTCATAGGACATGGCTGCCAACAGTAAGAATTCTGAACCGCCTACAGAGTAAAACATATGGAATTGAAAGAGACAGGCTGAATAAGATATGATTTGTTTATCAGATAAAACATCAATCAACAGCTTTGGGTAGATAGCAGTGCAGAAAAGTACAGAGTTCAATAACAAAGctgcaataaaaatgtacataggCTCGTGGAGGCTTTGGTGAATCCAGATAAGGTACACAATAGTACAATTACTGCAGAGTATTAGAATATATACTGTCAACAtaatcacaaaataaagaaatctgTATTCGTCCACTTGCACATACCCTGCAAGAGTTACATATGTTACATTGAATTCATCCTCCATTAAGCTTATCTGAAGAAATATCACTGtaattttaaattacagttaccTTACCTTAAACACACTTAGAGTGTGTTCATCTTCAGAATCACAAAGTGAACTGTTTGATTCAATAGAAAGTATTTTTATCAGATTGGGTCACTCTATGGATCTCATTAAAACTCGTCACCAAGAACTATTAACTTGTAAACAACTTAATTAAACTCAAGAGAACTTGTACGCAGGTTGCCAGTGACTGGGAAAACTTAATGTTTCAGGTGACCCAGAGGccggggtaaaaaaaaacaacaaataaaaaccttttgcTGACTGGTCAAAAGTTTGGAGgagaaagtgttttttgtttaagtATGCACAGGAATCACGCCATGTTGATACCATAGTGCCAGTGGCAAATTATTTTCTACAGCTATGATTGGTACTGATTTATGTTATCCTGCTGTGGTGTTCATGCATCCTTGGTATTAAAGTTTGAGTGCCTGCCAAGGCTCTAGGTTGTCAACAACATGTTGATTCACTCTTTCCAGAAATGTGCTGCAATTAGGCTACGGTGCTAGCCTTGCTAATCCAAACCACAGGTGGTCAGGCACACAGCTTGCTATATCTTTCTCTAATTTTCAGTCTAACATGGCTAAATGGGAAAACAGACTGTTTAGTGGAACTGGCCAGCTACTCGCTAGTTCAGAAAGACAGCAAGAAACAGAGCAGTGAGAAGGTGggagctttaaattaaatttaaatagtttaacCCAGGGCATGTTACCACAAAGGCAGAAATCTGCACGCCTGATGTTGAGCTGTTGGCAATCGTGTTGAGGTCGTACTATCTGTCTTGGGAGTTTTCAGCTGCCATTGTCGTCACTGTTTACATTGATTTAAGATGGTGCCAAAAGGTCAATAGTCAATAGGTCATGGCTGACAAGAGACAGAATTCTGAACTGCCTAAGAGTGAGTAATATACAAACCACTGAAAGAGACAGGTTTAATGTCTTGTCTTTCCACTGTTCAGCCTTGtttgttctcattttcatttggtATGTTCAGCCTAGTTTACTTTTAGTAAGTGTTGGTTTGTGTTCTCTGTCTGGTGATTGTTTGAAAGTGTTTAGTCTTGCATACTTGGATGTTGGCGCTGTAATGGTGACAGGTGAAGAGCGTCTTGTCGCCGTTAAGTTTGTCTAGTTATTTAAGTGTGTTCCCGAGTGCAAGTGTTTACCTGATTAATATCAGGGTTTCTATGAATGTTTGCCCTTTCTGGACGTCATTATTATAGTGAGATCAAAGCTTGTAAAGTAGACTTTTCATGTTGAGGAAGTGCGAGCTGCTGTGGGCAGTTTAACTGCTAATGGCATTATCTGGGAGTCATGGGGGCAAAATTCTGCGGTACAACCGGGACGACCTGCTGCTTCTGCAAAATATGAATTATCCAGTACCAAACTTGGACAACTGCGGAGAGTTGATACAGAGACAACGCA of Micropterus dolomieu isolate WLL.071019.BEF.003 ecotype Adirondacks unplaced genomic scaffold, ASM2129224v1 contig_12758, whole genome shotgun sequence contains these proteins:
- the LOC123966134 gene encoding olfactory receptor 6N2-like, with the protein product MEDEFNVTYVTLAGYVQVDEYRFLYFVIMLTVYILILCSNCTIVYLIWIHQSLHEPMYIFIAALLLNSVLFCTAIYPKLLIDVLSDKQIISYSACLFQFHMFYSVGGSEFLLLAAMSYDRYVSICKPLQYPTIMNKTTVCIFLVLAWILPASQVAVPAALSANQKLCSFILKAIFCNNTVYKLQCVVSRAQIIYDMVVLLNVALLPVLFILFTYTRIFLITYRSSREVRKKAVQTCLPHLIVLINFSCLCAYDVITVRLESDFPITVRLIMTLQIVMYHPLFNPIMYGLKMREISKHLKKLFCPAKTI